A part of Chloroflexota bacterium genomic DNA contains:
- the pyrB gene encoding aspartate carbamoyltransferase encodes MTSFTPPIHGENPHLPFGDQRNSPFYGQDILSVNQFDRPKLDNIFGVAHEMYEMVERIGSFDLLKGKILANLFYEPSTRTSSSFTSAMERLGGSVIPINNVSYSSVTKGESLPDTVRTLEAYADVVVLRHPEIGSSALAAKYAKKPVINAGDGAGEHPTQALLDLFTIHEELGKVDGLTITMMGDLKYGRTVHSLSRLLTLYNVKLNYVAPDMLKMPDEIVAEISEKGIPQASYDSLEPVIGETDVLYVTRVQKERFEDPAKHEELKGSYVVTTETMDKAKDEMIVMHPLPRVWEIDMAVDDDPRAAYFRQMEYGLYIRMALLAMVLGKA; translated from the coding sequence ATGACAAGTTTTACACCCCCCATCCACGGGGAAAATCCCCATCTGCCTTTTGGTGACCAGCGGAATTCGCCATTCTATGGCCAGGATATCCTCTCGGTCAATCAGTTTGACCGACCAAAATTAGATAATATTTTCGGCGTTGCCCACGAAATGTATGAGATGGTGGAACGGATTGGCTCCTTTGACCTGCTCAAGGGTAAGATCCTGGCTAACCTCTTTTATGAACCTTCCACCCGTACTTCTTCCTCATTCACCTCCGCCATGGAACGGCTGGGTGGTTCGGTAATTCCGATCAACAATGTGAGCTATTCCTCCGTCACCAAGGGTGAATCTCTGCCGGATACAGTCCGTACGCTGGAGGCCTATGCCGACGTGGTTGTTCTGCGGCACCCCGAGATCGGCTCCTCAGCTCTGGCTGCCAAGTATGCCAAGAAGCCGGTTATCAATGCCGGTGACGGCGCGGGCGAACATCCCACCCAGGCACTGCTGGATCTCTTCACCATCCATGAGGAATTGGGCAAGGTGGACGGCCTGACGATCACCATGATGGGCGATCTGAAATACGGCCGCACCGTGCATTCCCTTTCCCGCCTGCTGACGCTTTACAACGTCAAGCTCAACTACGTGGCCCCCGATATGCTCAAGATGCCCGATGAGATCGTGGCAGAGATCAGTGAAAAGGGTATCCCCCAGGCTTCCTATGACAGTCTTGAACCCGTGATCGGTGAGACCGATGTGCTCTATGTCACCCGGGTGCAGAAGGAACGCTTTGAGGATCCCGCCAAGCATGAGGAACTGAAGGGCAGCTATGTCGTGACGACCGAGACCATGGACAAGGCTAAAGACGAAATGATCGTAATGCATCCCTTGCCACGCGTTTGGGAAATTGACATGGCCGTGGATGATGACCCGCGGGCTGCTTATTTCCGCCAGATGGAATATGGTCTCTATATCCGGATGGCCCTGTTGGCGATGGTTTTGGGTAAAGCCTGA
- a CDS encoding amidohydrolase family protein yields MRIPGLIDPHVHLREPGATHKEDWDTGTSAALAGGFTAVLAMPNTQPPVADLETLDAVYAIAEKKAYCDYAQYLGAGPDNVLEAAKAAPGAAGLKLYLDQTYGPLRLDEMSLWKAHYDAWPLDRPLVAHAEGRTLASAILMSALTDRPLHLAHVATREEILLVRAAKERGLKITCEVTPHHLFLTEKDLSGGWGEVRPRLTIQEDVDALWENLDVIDCFATDHAPHTVVEKAGETPPPGFPGLETALPLFLTAVNEGRLTLDDLIARMHTNVRRIFNLPEQPETWVEVDLDATAELAAKNMHTRAGWTPYEGRKVLGVVRKVVLRGETAYQDGQVLAPMGYGQRLR; encoded by the coding sequence ATGCGCATCCCCGGCCTGATTGATCCCCACGTGCACCTGCGTGAACCTGGTGCGACCCATAAGGAGGATTGGGACACTGGGACTTCAGCTGCGCTGGCAGGCGGTTTTACGGCTGTGCTGGCGATGCCGAATACCCAACCCCCTGTTGCGGACCTGGAAACGCTCGACGCGGTTTATGCGATTGCCGAGAAGAAAGCTTACTGTGACTACGCTCAGTACTTGGGCGCAGGTCCTGATAACGTGCTTGAAGCCGCAAAGGCTGCTCCGGGAGCCGCAGGTCTGAAACTTTATCTGGATCAGACCTATGGTCCGCTGCGGCTGGATGAGATGTCGCTCTGGAAAGCCCATTATGATGCCTGGCCGCTGGACCGGCCCCTGGTGGCACACGCCGAAGGGCGTACGCTGGCCTCGGCGATCCTGATGAGCGCACTGACCGACCGACCGCTGCATTTGGCGCATGTCGCCACCCGCGAAGAAATCCTGCTGGTTCGCGCGGCCAAGGAACGCGGTCTGAAGATCACCTGCGAGGTGACGCCTCACCACCTTTTCCTGACGGAAAAGGACCTTTCGGGCGGTTGGGGTGAAGTACGACCTCGGCTGACCATCCAGGAAGATGTGGACGCGCTCTGGGAGAACCTGGATGTGATTGACTGCTTTGCCACCGACCATGCGCCGCACACCGTGGTGGAAAAAGCAGGCGAGACTCCACCTCCCGGTTTCCCCGGGCTGGAAACAGCCTTGCCCTTGTTCCTGACGGCGGTTAATGAAGGCCGGCTGACGCTGGATGACCTGATTGCCCGAATGCACACCAATGTACGGCGGATTTTCAATCTCCCCGAGCAGCCTGAAACCTGGGTGGAGGTGGATCTGGATGCCACAGCGGAGCTGGCGGCCAAAAACATGCATACCCGTGCCGGCTGGACGCCCTACGAGGGGCGCAAAGTGCTGGGCGTGGTTCGCAAGGTGGTGTTGCGCGGCGAGACGGCCTATCAGGATGGCCAGGTGCTGGCCCCGATGGGATATGGCCAGCGACTGCGCTGA
- a CDS encoding NAD(P)/FAD-dependent oxidoreductase, with the protein MAVHNKIVIIGAGVAGLSAGIYAQMNGFDTTIYEMHSLPGGLCTSWRRRGYTFDGAVRYLAGVNPKTKGYQLWEELGILKDTPIHFYEEFVAIEGRDGRTLHLYTDVDRLEKHLLVLAPQDKRTIAEFVEGIRDFTRMELPVDLTAEDMVELAEMGKDMLPVLMPTLRWRAKTLMEYADKFSDPLLREGLQHFFQFAPTDFPMMLCLSTLAMMNDQEAGYPMGGSLPLAKGLASRFEDLGGRIVYRTRVKDVLVENDRAVGVVLADGRVDRADIVISASDGRATIFELLGGKYLDEKIRHTYNDGMIPCKSILQVSLGVAMDFSDLPPMINIPLDQPVWLGNIRHDRMVLKHYCFDPQMAPKGKSSLSLWFEADPDYWQWLYTDDDRYEDHKEEVAEIVIDALEKRFPGLRDAVEVVDVATPVTYQRYTGNWRGAFAGWAFTTRKMTMMMGKGMDKTLPRLDNFYMIGQWVEPGGNVELSCASGRDVIKDICHDMDEMFIPEEKEFNK; encoded by the coding sequence ATGGCCGTGCATAATAAAATCGTGATTATTGGGGCTGGCGTCGCTGGGCTTTCTGCTGGAATCTATGCTCAGATGAATGGGTTTGATACAACCATCTATGAAATGCACAGCTTGCCTGGTGGGCTGTGTACCTCCTGGCGGCGACGGGGCTATACCTTTGATGGCGCAGTGCGTTATCTTGCCGGTGTTAACCCCAAAACCAAAGGCTATCAGCTTTGGGAGGAGCTTGGGATTCTCAAGGATACCCCCATCCATTTTTATGAAGAGTTCGTTGCAATTGAGGGGCGTGATGGACGGACCCTGCACCTTTATACTGATGTGGACCGCCTGGAAAAACACCTTTTAGTGTTGGCGCCTCAGGACAAGCGGACGATCGCTGAGTTTGTTGAGGGCATTCGAGATTTCACCCGCATGGAACTGCCCGTGGATCTGACCGCGGAAGATATGGTGGAACTGGCGGAGATGGGCAAGGACATGCTGCCGGTATTGATGCCGACCTTGCGCTGGCGGGCAAAAACCCTCATGGAGTATGCGGATAAGTTTTCCGATCCCTTACTGCGCGAGGGGCTGCAACATTTCTTCCAGTTTGCGCCTACGGATTTCCCAATGATGCTCTGTCTCTCAACCCTGGCGATGATGAACGACCAAGAAGCGGGATATCCCATGGGCGGATCTCTACCGTTGGCCAAGGGACTGGCGAGCCGTTTTGAAGATTTGGGCGGCAGGATCGTTTACCGCACCCGGGTAAAAGATGTCCTAGTGGAAAACGATCGGGCTGTCGGTGTCGTGCTGGCAGATGGCCGGGTAGATCGGGCGGATATCGTGATTTCTGCCTCCGATGGGCGGGCGACGATCTTTGAGCTCCTGGGCGGGAAATATCTTGATGAGAAAATTCGTCACACCTATAACGATGGTATGATCCCCTGCAAATCCATCCTGCAGGTTTCGCTGGGGGTTGCGATGGATTTCTCCGATCTGCCGCCGATGATCAATATTCCTCTGGATCAGCCCGTATGGCTGGGCAATATCCGGCACGACCGAATGGTGCTGAAGCATTATTGCTTTGACCCGCAAATGGCCCCTAAAGGCAAGAGTTCCCTGAGTCTTTGGTTTGAAGCGGACCCTGACTATTGGCAGTGGCTTTATACGGACGATGACCGCTATGAGGACCATAAAGAGGAAGTGGCCGAGATTGTGATTGATGCCTTGGAGAAGCGTTTTCCTGGCTTGCGGGATGCGGTGGAAGTCGTGGATGTGGCCACGCCGGTGACCTATCAGCGCTACACCGGTAACTGGCGGGGTGCGTTTGCGGGGTGGGCATTCACCACCCGCAAGATGACCATGATGATGGGGAAGGGGATGGATAAGACCCTGCCTAGACTGGATAATTTCTATATGATCGGTCAATGGGTGGAACCGGGCGGCAATGTGGAACTATCCTGCGCCTCCGGCCGGGATGTGATCAAAGATATTTGTCATGACATGGATGAGATGTTCATTCCAGAAGAAAAAGAGTTTAATAAGTAA
- a CDS encoding CPBP family intramembrane metalloprotease — protein sequence MHKKTQWSRQETIALIWIVAAMVIAIAVSLWRGFPFPIFTLIFLLPPLIKLLVTKDAKRIGMGSMAWQTYLKWTAINLGILAAIYLIFEPLSGAYRFLVEEATQPTTQDPTFFWIPTFNSPTNWIGLVFYSGLVSLFAEELCFRGWLLRGLTTKLGAGWANIIQAAIFTLPQLVITFLMPNPLMSVVYGLIYSFVAIGLVNGMVANQSGNIWPNLTAAVVINFILTLFLI from the coding sequence ATGCACAAGAAAACCCAGTGGAGCCGACAGGAAACTATCGCACTGATCTGGATCGTGGCAGCTATGGTTATCGCCATTGCCGTTTCCTTATGGCGGGGTTTCCCCTTCCCGATCTTTACCCTGATATTCCTGCTGCCGCCACTTATCAAACTACTTGTTACCAAGGATGCCAAGCGGATTGGAATGGGTTCTATGGCGTGGCAGACCTATCTCAAATGGACTGCTATAAACCTGGGGATACTTGCTGCTATCTACTTAATTTTTGAGCCTTTGTCTGGTGCATATCGTTTCCTGGTGGAGGAAGCAACTCAGCCCACGACGCAAGACCCAACTTTCTTTTGGATACCAACTTTCAATAGTCCAACCAACTGGATAGGTTTGGTCTTTTATTCAGGCCTGGTCAGCCTCTTCGCTGAGGAACTTTGTTTCCGGGGTTGGCTACTGCGCGGGCTAACGACAAAACTTGGTGCCGGTTGGGCTAACATAATCCAAGCCGCAATCTTCACCCTACCCCAGTTGGTGATCACCTTCCTGATGCCCAACCCCCTGATGAGTGTTGTTTATGGCTTAATTTATTCATTTGTCGCTATTGGATTGGTAAACGGCATGGTGGCAAATCAATCTGGAAACATCTGGCCCAACCTAACTGCTGCCGTAGTGATAAACTTCATATTAACCTTATTCCTGATCTGA
- a CDS encoding tetratricopeptide repeat protein produces MTNLLRIHLLGHFEISVSGRGLSAQDWQSQQTQTIGKILFTNRGKVVTGEQLIEILWPNEPVESARRRLHVRISQLRSLLQDNKSLIQTVHGGYLFQPDETCCLDVEQFQAHLAEGARLQEQGQQIEAIGVLEQARELYRGDLLAEDLYADWTYHQREALRETFITLLIELSECYAQQGRYRLAIARTRQALAKDPLRETIYVRLMLYHYYAGERNQSLRVYDQCKQMLIGELGVDPLKSTVDLYNKIQKGNLWKADDGLRYPPPIYEGRLFEVPYALTEIPLVGRDREYAWLVSQWQDPDKHIILLEGEAGIGKSRLVNRFTEYVDKQSIRTLKVQLPSSEHRPTAAIVSALQEMLTESVVNKLHPDTLAALAILIPEIHDRVDGIAELTPLLPNGEQQRLKQAINDLSAACAGLPTLIIVDDAQRLSSTAVDLLTQLSKTFRVLLSYRSEDTPPDHPLRTAFGPAGLTLRSLALKDIQSLITHLSGRQHPVLSKQIHTQSEGVPLFVVALLQHMFETGYLFINSSDEWEVTSAEAPALPVTLRATIAARLNHLNPAQRRVFDFAALIDGEFNFDLLKSVTEQSEENLLTTVDIFLDAGLLIEPRSLDKPDFMISHDYYAEVAYETIPAVRRRSMHHQVAKVMESLYAGQLESHAATLADHYHRAGKAEKTLHYATLASEQALARFASIEALHYIEIALPLINASDIEQIAQLRLRREGIYDLHGMRKEQHEDLLALDALYPDLPTAIQAEIRLRRAAYEWILGNNDATYSNVEVAIKMAQSAGAKEIEARALLLAGRAALDLHQSVDNLQRALQVAREMAFPALEGDIIRCLGNAHYWQSKYHQSFDFFQQALIIHRKVGDLRGELSALNNLGKVTELIGDLSEAVNYYNQAAEICQRIKDRLAEGVILTNLAEVTTNLGRFMEAQSLFQEAIQIRAEIGNDEGVAMAKNYLGNLHRQIGQYDLALADYNEAYAINCRIKHDEQTFDSLAGLSALARDLGDYELAQHYWAQAARLQPDINSHRYINFMINSSLLKTLTGEPEAAAVMGEEALALSADLPWFKGPASNAIGHTYLTQGELEQARQYYQQAITSFEAYQQTHLSPEPLAGLAEIALLEGKPELALAIVQDFLPALKQGELQGPDRLLWIYLVYHQVMAANNDPLAPEIIQTAHQILSRRAETISDAESRQSFMTGVRDHNEIIQIRQDLSKAH; encoded by the coding sequence ATGACCAATTTGCTCCGCATCCACCTGCTTGGCCACTTTGAAATAAGCGTCTCTGGCCGCGGGTTGAGCGCGCAGGATTGGCAGTCTCAGCAGACCCAAACCATTGGCAAAATTCTGTTCACCAATCGGGGAAAGGTCGTGACCGGTGAGCAGCTGATTGAAATCCTCTGGCCCAATGAGCCTGTTGAATCTGCCCGGCGGAGGCTCCATGTTCGGATCAGCCAGCTGCGCAGCCTCCTGCAGGATAATAAATCACTGATCCAAACCGTCCACGGGGGATACCTCTTCCAGCCCGACGAAACCTGCTGTCTGGACGTGGAACAGTTCCAGGCACACCTGGCAGAAGGCGCGCGTCTGCAGGAACAAGGCCAGCAAATTGAAGCCATCGGCGTCCTTGAGCAAGCCCGGGAGCTTTACCGCGGCGACTTGCTCGCGGAAGACCTTTATGCGGATTGGACCTATCACCAACGCGAAGCGCTGCGGGAAACCTTCATCACCTTGCTGATTGAACTCTCCGAATGCTATGCCCAGCAAGGCCGCTACCGTCTGGCCATCGCCCGAACACGCCAGGCCCTGGCCAAAGACCCCCTCAGGGAGACCATCTACGTCCGCCTGATGCTCTACCATTACTACGCCGGTGAGCGGAACCAATCTCTGCGCGTTTACGATCAGTGCAAGCAGATGCTGATCGGTGAACTGGGCGTGGATCCACTAAAGTCAACAGTGGACCTCTACAATAAGATCCAGAAAGGCAACCTCTGGAAAGCTGATGACGGTCTGCGCTACCCACCCCCGATCTATGAAGGCCGATTGTTTGAAGTGCCATATGCGCTGACCGAAATCCCCCTGGTAGGCCGCGACCGGGAATATGCCTGGCTGGTCTCCCAATGGCAGGACCCAGACAAACATATCATTCTATTGGAAGGCGAAGCCGGAATTGGCAAGAGCCGCCTGGTCAACCGCTTCACGGAGTATGTCGACAAACAATCCATCCGGACACTCAAAGTCCAGCTGCCTTCCTCTGAACACCGTCCTACCGCCGCTATCGTTTCCGCCCTACAGGAAATGCTAACGGAAAGTGTCGTAAATAAACTCCACCCGGACACTCTCGCCGCCCTCGCCATCCTGATCCCTGAAATTCATGACCGGGTGGATGGAATCGCCGAACTCACGCCCTTGCTGCCTAATGGCGAGCAGCAAAGGCTCAAGCAAGCCATCAATGACCTCTCGGCAGCCTGCGCAGGCCTGCCCACCCTGATCATTGTGGACGACGCCCAACGGCTCAGCTCCACCGCGGTTGACCTGCTCACTCAACTCAGCAAGACCTTCCGGGTCCTTTTGAGCTATCGCAGTGAAGACACGCCACCGGATCACCCCCTGCGGACTGCATTTGGCCCCGCCGGGCTGACCCTGCGTTCTTTGGCCCTGAAGGACATCCAATCCCTGATCACCCACCTCTCAGGCCGCCAACACCCTGTCCTCTCCAAACAGATCCATACACAGAGTGAAGGGGTGCCCCTCTTTGTGGTGGCGCTGCTGCAGCATATGTTTGAAACCGGGTATCTCTTTATCAATTCCAGTGACGAATGGGAGGTCACCTCCGCTGAAGCCCCAGCCCTGCCGGTGACCTTGCGCGCGACGATTGCAGCCCGTCTGAATCACCTCAACCCTGCCCAGAGACGTGTGTTCGACTTTGCGGCTTTGATTGACGGCGAGTTCAACTTCGATCTGCTAAAATCTGTCACTGAGCAATCCGAAGAAAACCTCCTGACCACGGTGGATATCTTCCTGGACGCGGGTTTGTTAATCGAACCGCGCAGCCTGGACAAGCCCGACTTTATGATCAGCCATGATTATTATGCCGAGGTGGCCTACGAGACCATCCCCGCCGTCCGGCGCAGGTCGATGCATCACCAGGTAGCCAAAGTGATGGAAAGCCTTTATGCCGGCCAGTTGGAAAGCCACGCTGCCACCCTAGCGGATCATTATCATCGGGCTGGCAAAGCAGAAAAGACCCTTCATTACGCGACTTTAGCCAGTGAACAGGCCTTGGCGCGGTTTGCCAGCATCGAGGCCCTCCATTACATAGAGATCGCCCTGCCTCTCATCAACGCCAGTGATATCGAACAGATCGCCCAGCTCCGGCTGAGGCGTGAAGGGATTTACGACCTGCATGGCATGCGTAAGGAGCAGCACGAGGACCTGCTGGCCCTGGACGCGCTTTATCCGGACCTACCAACCGCAATCCAGGCGGAAATTCGGCTGAGGCGAGCAGCCTATGAATGGATCCTGGGCAACAACGACGCCACCTACAGCAATGTCGAGGTAGCGATCAAGATGGCCCAATCCGCTGGTGCAAAGGAGATTGAGGCCCGTGCCCTGCTGCTTGCCGGGCGGGCAGCGTTGGACCTCCATCAATCCGTTGATAACCTGCAGCGAGCCCTTCAGGTGGCGCGTGAGATGGCCTTCCCCGCTCTTGAAGGGGACATCATCCGCTGTCTGGGCAACGCTCACTATTGGCAAAGCAAATATCACCAGAGTTTCGACTTCTTCCAGCAAGCGCTGATCATCCATCGCAAGGTTGGGGACCTGCGCGGCGAACTATCGGCCCTCAACAATCTTGGAAAAGTGACCGAGTTGATTGGTGACCTTTCGGAAGCTGTGAATTACTATAACCAGGCGGCTGAAATCTGCCAGCGCATCAAGGACCGTCTGGCGGAAGGCGTCATCCTGACGAATCTGGCGGAGGTCACAACCAACCTCGGCCGCTTCATGGAAGCCCAATCCCTTTTCCAAGAAGCCATCCAGATCAGAGCTGAAATTGGCAATGATGAGGGCGTGGCCATGGCCAAAAATTACCTGGGCAACCTGCACCGGCAAATCGGGCAATATGATCTGGCGTTGGCTGATTACAACGAAGCATATGCCATCAATTGCCGCATCAAACACGATGAGCAGACCTTCGATTCCCTCGCCGGGCTTTCCGCTCTCGCCCGTGATCTGGGCGACTATGAGCTGGCTCAGCATTATTGGGCACAGGCGGCTAGGCTTCAGCCCGACATAAATTCTCATCGCTATATCAATTTCATGATCAATTCCAGCCTGCTGAAAACGCTCACCGGTGAGCCAGAAGCCGCGGCAGTTATGGGTGAAGAAGCACTTGCACTCAGCGCGGACCTGCCCTGGTTCAAGGGGCCTGCATCCAACGCTATCGGGCATACTTATTTGACCCAGGGAGAGCTTGAACAAGCCCGTCAATACTATCAACAGGCCATTACCTCCTTTGAAGCCTATCAGCAAACCCATCTCTCACCTGAGCCCTTAGCCGGCCTTGCTGAAATCGCCCTGCTGGAAGGAAAACCCGAGCTGGCTCTTGCCATCGTGCAGGATTTCCTGCCGGCGCTCAAACAAGGGGAGCTGCAGGGTCCGGACCGGCTGCTTTGGATCTATCTGGTTTACCATCAGGTGATGGCGGCCAATAATGACCCTCTGGCACCGGAGATCATTCAAACTGCTCACCAGATTCTTTCACGCCGCGCCGAAACCATTTCCGATGCAGAATCTCGTCAGTCCTTTATGACAGGGGTCAGGGACCATAACGAGATTATCCAAATCCGGCAAGACCTTTCCAAAGCCCATTAA
- a CDS encoding ABC transporter permease, translated as MRITEIFRAAFEAIAKNKARSLLTMLGLVIGVAAVIVMISISAGTEATIEEEITRLGTNLIYITRSFNMGGISGMRDLFSGGLVYDDALAIKEKISGVSGVVVEQSTNQTVKSEEVVVENVNVMGTTPSFPSVRDMDVEKGRYFTDQDVDLEEKVAVLGSSLAKSLFGDEDPIGRTIIVDKTRLSIIGVMAEKGMVGGVDYDSRLFTPITVVWHQFSNYQFARLMGDQVDMIFVEIADPDNMDKIITQISLLLAKRHEVTLDDPDFKITTQQDIIGTQEATTEAFRTLLGWVAGVSLVVGGIGIMNIMLVSVTERTREIGIRQSVGATPSDIRWQFLAESILLSVTGGLLGILVGIGSSALFQRFADMRTVIVPGSILLSFVAATAVGIFFGFYPANKAARLDPIDALRHE; from the coding sequence ATGAGAATAACAGAAATTTTCAGAGCAGCCTTTGAGGCGATTGCCAAGAACAAGGCTCGATCTCTGTTGACAATGCTTGGCCTTGTCATCGGTGTGGCTGCTGTGATTGTGATGATCAGCATTAGTGCAGGAACGGAGGCTACGATTGAGGAAGAAATTACTCGTCTTGGTACGAATTTGATCTACATCACCCGATCTTTCAACATGGGTGGGATCAGTGGAATGCGGGATTTGTTTTCGGGTGGTCTGGTATACGATGATGCTTTGGCTATTAAGGAGAAGATCAGTGGTGTATCCGGGGTTGTGGTGGAACAAAGCACAAACCAAACGGTGAAATCAGAAGAAGTAGTTGTGGAGAACGTAAACGTGATGGGAACAACGCCTTCCTTCCCTTCGGTACGAGATATGGATGTTGAGAAAGGGCGTTATTTCACTGATCAAGATGTTGACCTTGAAGAAAAAGTAGCTGTTCTCGGTTCTTCTCTTGCAAAAAGTCTATTTGGTGATGAGGATCCGATTGGGCGAACCATAATTGTCGATAAAACCAGGTTGTCAATTATTGGTGTGATGGCTGAAAAGGGCATGGTAGGGGGCGTAGATTATGATTCTAGACTTTTTACGCCTATCACAGTAGTTTGGCATCAATTTTCCAACTATCAATTTGCCCGTCTCATGGGTGATCAGGTGGACATGATCTTCGTGGAGATTGCTGATCCTGATAACATGGATAAGATTATCACTCAGATTTCCTTGTTGCTTGCAAAAAGGCATGAGGTTACGCTGGATGATCCCGATTTCAAAATTACAACTCAACAGGACATCATTGGGACCCAGGAAGCCACAACTGAAGCCTTTCGCACTTTGTTAGGCTGGGTAGCGGGCGTTTCTTTGGTCGTTGGCGGGATCGGCATCATGAATATTATGTTGGTGAGTGTGACAGAACGCACCCGTGAGATTGGCATTCGCCAATCGGTTGGAGCTACCCCGAGTGATATACGGTGGCAATTCTTAGCAGAATCCATCCTGCTTAGTGTAACTGGTGGTTTACTCGGTATTTTGGTGGGGATTGGCAGCTCAGCCTTATTCCAGCGTTTTGCAGATATGCGTACGGTTATTGTGCCTGGATCTATTCTACTGTCTTTCGTTGCGGCAACAGCCGTAGGAATTTTCTTCGGCTTTTACCCTGCGAATAAGGCCGCCAGACTGGACCCAATTGACGCTCTAAGGCATGAATAA
- a CDS encoding ABC transporter ATP-binding protein: MSTQTNIIETRDVCKTFGRGDAEVKALIDINIEIKRGEFVAIMGPSGSGKSTLMNIIGCLLRPVSGQLILDGEDISDLDAYDRALLRNEKLGFVFQSYNLLPRTNALRNVVLPLIYNRENRLSRDDMEELAEKMLEKVGLGNRMEHNPNELSGGQQQRVAIARALINNPLLLIADEPTGNLDSHSGEEIMSLIHDMNESGMSIVMVTHDEEIAKHSSRVVHLLDGRIEHVVNNGKHLKNTGAAQ, encoded by the coding sequence ATGTCCACCCAAACCAATATTATTGAGACTCGTGATGTCTGCAAGACCTTTGGAAGAGGTGATGCAGAAGTAAAGGCATTGATTGATATCAATATCGAGATTAAACGCGGTGAATTTGTCGCCATCATGGGGCCATCCGGGTCAGGAAAGAGCACATTGATGAATATCATTGGGTGTTTACTACGGCCGGTTTCTGGGCAATTGATTCTGGATGGGGAGGATATTAGTGACCTTGATGCCTATGATCGAGCACTATTGAGGAACGAAAAACTTGGATTTGTTTTTCAATCCTACAACTTATTACCACGGACGAATGCTCTGCGAAACGTTGTTTTGCCATTAATTTACAACCGGGAAAACAGACTTTCACGTGATGATATGGAAGAATTGGCAGAAAAGATGCTGGAAAAGGTTGGATTGGGCAATCGGATGGAACATAACCCAAACGAACTTTCGGGTGGTCAGCAGCAGCGGGTGGCAATTGCTAGAGCCCTTATTAACAACCCGCTACTTTTGATCGCCGATGAGCCGACAGGAAACTTGGATAGCCATTCTGGTGAAGAGATCATGAGTTTGATTCATGATATGAACGAAAGTGGAATGTCCATTGTGATGGTTACTCATGACGAGGAAATCGCCAAGCACAGTTCAAGAGTGGTTCACCTTTTGGATGGTCGAATAGAGCATGTCGTGAATAATGGCAAACATTTAAAAAATACGGGAGCGGCCCAATGA